From a region of the Streptacidiphilus albus JL83 genome:
- a CDS encoding glycosyltransferase, producing the protein MSTPVLPAPFTVVWITASFPPEVTGVSLGNLERARWFAAQEGVRLCLLTPEPDASEESPAAPAEGLEVFPYAAKPWLPYPVLRVPRRAALGQIDAALERIRPDLVVVTDPERSFLFASWGAPGRAYARRHKVPYIAQYQGDYLNFARSYPGWRHLRTPLIRPAMRYLYRRFDAALCATQHAAQTLRGISRVPIEQLPFIGIDIADFAAGRRDPGVLTRLAPAHDGRGKAVLFLGRLAREKRLDLVIAAFLRLSAEPGHEDLSLFVAGDGPADVVAELRRLAEQSSRIHFLGFVHGSDRTDLYSSSDVFCTASPYETFGRTVVEAMASGTPVVTTAGGGITDRLQDGGNAYLFTPDSADALQDALRRALVEDSAALRSRAGAEAARFTVEDGCARLLDCYRALAGAPARASAAVSA; encoded by the coding sequence ATGAGCACGCCTGTATTGCCAGCTCCCTTCACCGTTGTCTGGATCACTGCGAGTTTTCCGCCCGAGGTAACCGGGGTCTCCTTGGGAAACCTGGAGCGTGCCCGGTGGTTCGCGGCACAGGAGGGCGTCCGGTTGTGTCTGCTCACTCCGGAACCCGACGCCTCGGAGGAGAGCCCGGCGGCGCCCGCCGAGGGACTGGAGGTCTTCCCCTACGCCGCGAAGCCGTGGCTGCCCTATCCGGTCCTGCGAGTGCCGCGCCGGGCCGCGCTGGGACAGATCGACGCCGCACTGGAGAGGATCCGCCCAGACCTGGTCGTGGTCACCGACCCGGAGCGGTCCTTCCTGTTCGCGTCCTGGGGCGCTCCGGGCCGGGCCTACGCCCGTCGCCACAAGGTGCCCTACATCGCCCAGTACCAGGGCGACTACCTGAACTTCGCCCGCAGCTACCCGGGCTGGCGGCATTTGCGCACTCCGCTGATCCGCCCCGCGATGCGCTATCTGTACCGGCGGTTCGACGCCGCGCTGTGCGCGACCCAGCACGCCGCCCAGACCCTGCGCGGCATCTCCCGGGTGCCGATCGAGCAACTCCCCTTCATCGGGATCGACATCGCGGACTTCGCCGCCGGCCGACGCGACCCGGGCGTGCTCACGCGCCTGGCGCCCGCCCACGACGGCAGGGGCAAGGCCGTGCTCTTCCTGGGGCGCCTCGCCCGTGAGAAACGCCTCGACCTGGTGATCGCCGCGTTCCTCCGGCTCAGCGCCGAACCGGGGCACGAGGACCTCTCACTGTTCGTCGCCGGCGACGGCCCCGCCGACGTGGTGGCGGAACTGCGGCGCCTCGCCGAGCAGTCGTCCCGGATCCACTTCCTGGGCTTCGTCCACGGCAGCGACCGGACGGACCTGTACAGCTCCAGCGACGTGTTCTGCACCGCCTCGCCCTACGAGACGTTCGGGCGCACCGTCGTCGAGGCGATGGCCTCCGGAACACCCGTGGTCACCACGGCGGGTGGCGGCATCACCGACCGCCTCCAGGACGGCGGCAACGCGTACCTCTTCACGCCGGACAGCGCCGACGCCCTGCAGGACGCGCTGCGCCGGGCGCTGGTCGAGGACTCGGCGGCGCTCCGGTCCCGAGCCGGCGCCGAAGCCGCGCGCTTCACCGTGGAGGACGGCTGCGCCCGCCTCCTCGACTGCTACCGCGCACTCGCCGGGGCGCCCGCCCGGGCTTCCGCCGCCGTCAGTGCCTGA
- a CDS encoding transposase family protein: MLELKALVDTVFSGLSALVVEDVVDDGEAIRVVARTPDGAVPCPVCETPTGRVHGFHSRTVSDVAVDGRQGVVKVRLRRLVCPVGEGDVGSLGRRERRCGSQRRRVLSESRRERVERLSLGPVEGEPPVQHLAVKQPQVALVASSSASSMP; this comes from the coding sequence GTGCTTGAGCTCAAGGCCCTTGTGGACACGGTGTTTTCAGGGTTGTCGGCGCTGGTCGTCGAGGACGTGGTGGACGACGGCGAGGCCATCCGGGTGGTGGCACGGACCCCCGACGGCGCTGTGCCCTGTCCGGTGTGCGAAACACCGACCGGGCGGGTCCACGGCTTCCACAGTCGGACCGTGTCCGATGTGGCGGTGGACGGCCGGCAGGGGGTGGTGAAGGTCAGGTTGCGTCGCCTGGTGTGCCCGGTCGGCGAGGGCGACGTCGGTTCCCTCGGGCGCCGTGAACGGCGCTGCGGCAGCCAGCGCCGCCGCGTGCTCAGCGAGTCCCGTCGTGAACGCGTCGAACGCCTCTCGCTCGGCCCCGTCGAAGGGGAACCGCCCGTGCAGCACCTCGCAGTGAAGCAGCCACAGGTCGC
- a CDS encoding ArsR/SmtB family transcription factor — MLRIDMHIGVLADTRFAISPASVTVDALHLMRADAQPCGGGWQSMIQKALRERKLAVLTSLFSGSWDYVPDFITPQPYVPEPTLHEDLHAIANVDAGRLRWEIEIMALGNPEDNLSGRRIPRVLKDVLQQGEQALAQRLADELDQVWQQAIAPHWATLRARLESDIGHRARAIARHGLSGMLADLHPRVVWDDDHLKLLTRLQGRRLADSGLTLMPSAITTNLFLVMDCTPAPVPRPPIITYPALRSAATGPSAAPTTQALFGMTRARLLADLQVERTTGELGERHFLAASTVSYHLGILHRAGLVTRTRKSHRVLYEQTPGATALLGSGTP; from the coding sequence GTGCTGCGGATCGACATGCACATTGGGGTTCTGGCCGACACGAGGTTCGCTATCTCACCGGCGAGCGTCACGGTTGATGCTCTGCACCTGATGCGTGCGGATGCACAACCATGCGGCGGAGGTTGGCAATCCATGATCCAGAAGGCGCTCCGCGAGCGGAAACTCGCTGTTCTGACTTCCCTGTTCAGTGGTTCGTGGGACTACGTACCGGACTTCATCACTCCGCAGCCGTACGTTCCGGAACCGACGCTCCATGAGGATTTGCACGCCATCGCCAACGTCGACGCCGGGCGTCTGCGCTGGGAGATAGAGATCATGGCCCTGGGCAACCCCGAGGACAACCTGTCCGGCCGCCGCATTCCGAGGGTGCTCAAGGACGTGTTGCAGCAGGGCGAGCAGGCGCTCGCACAGCGATTGGCCGACGAACTCGACCAGGTGTGGCAACAGGCCATCGCCCCGCACTGGGCAACCCTGCGCGCTCGCCTGGAGAGCGACATCGGTCACCGGGCCCGAGCCATCGCCCGGCACGGACTGTCAGGCATGCTGGCCGACCTGCACCCCCGGGTCGTCTGGGACGACGACCACCTGAAACTGCTGACGCGACTCCAGGGCCGTCGCCTCGCCGACTCCGGTCTGACCCTGATGCCGTCGGCGATCACCACCAACCTGTTCCTGGTCATGGACTGCACGCCGGCCCCGGTGCCCCGGCCGCCCATCATCACCTACCCGGCCCTGCGCAGCGCGGCCACCGGCCCTTCAGCCGCTCCCACGACACAGGCGCTGTTCGGCATGACCCGAGCGCGTCTCCTCGCAGACCTGCAGGTCGAACGCACCACCGGCGAACTGGGCGAACGCCACTTCCTAGCCGCCAGCACGGTCTCCTACCACCTGGGCATCCTGCATCGCGCCGGGCTGGTCACCCGAACCCGAAAGTCCCACCGCGTGCTCTACGAGCAGACGCCCGGCGCGACCGCTCTACTCGGCTCGGGAACCCCGTAA
- a CDS encoding condensation domain-containing protein, translated as MTTTRTLEIELSSGRSGTGPATWGQHSIWDTVSTLGDDAARYNVSLGAPVTVALPVPAVLDALGQLLQLHDSLHTTLAADETGRLRQTVEPDGRVPVVLRPCVSDDPAEIAEEGAALLAELVGQPFALDAEWPVRVGLLESGGEVRFIALVLAHTAADGWGLHQVATNLTALVLGEPPARISELRPSLQPLEEAEFQCSERGRRRDAAARQYWFRKLKAGPPRLFRDKGTGGQPGTLPFPNALLHSPALALALPRVAAVHRVGPSAVLLAAVATMTARISGCPDAVLQVVVNNRFLPGLAHAVSTLSGQALVHLPDADQDFVELLRRTQSVSLASYRHAYYDRLLLERDIAELEAGDGPVADRSCFFNDTRELGTQPVEAFDPGARADPAGIAEARSLTTLSWPIVFPPRQGVSFAVDALGAGDAVRLSMTADSALLSREEMERFLFGIEELITTTATTAQP; from the coding sequence TTGACCACCACCCGCACGCTGGAGATCGAGCTGTCGTCAGGACGCTCCGGCACCGGCCCCGCCACCTGGGGCCAGCACTCGATCTGGGACACCGTCAGCACGCTGGGCGACGACGCGGCCCGCTACAACGTCTCGCTGGGCGCGCCGGTCACCGTCGCCCTGCCCGTGCCCGCCGTCCTGGACGCACTCGGGCAACTGCTCCAGCTGCACGACTCGCTGCACACCACCCTCGCCGCGGATGAGACGGGTCGGCTGCGGCAGACCGTGGAACCCGACGGGCGGGTGCCGGTCGTACTCCGTCCGTGCGTGAGCGACGACCCGGCGGAGATCGCCGAGGAGGGCGCCGCACTGCTCGCCGAACTGGTCGGGCAGCCGTTCGCACTGGACGCCGAGTGGCCGGTCCGGGTCGGACTGCTGGAGTCCGGCGGCGAGGTCCGGTTCATCGCCCTGGTCCTCGCCCACACCGCCGCCGACGGCTGGGGGCTGCACCAGGTCGCCACCAATCTCACCGCACTGGTGCTGGGCGAGCCCCCGGCCCGGATCAGTGAGCTGCGCCCTTCCCTCCAGCCACTGGAGGAGGCGGAGTTCCAGTGCTCGGAGCGCGGGCGGCGCCGGGACGCCGCCGCGCGCCAGTACTGGTTCCGCAAGCTGAAGGCCGGCCCGCCGCGGCTGTTCCGGGACAAGGGAACCGGCGGGCAGCCCGGGACCCTGCCGTTCCCCAACGCGCTGCTGCACTCCCCCGCCCTGGCGCTGGCCCTGCCGAGGGTCGCCGCCGTCCACCGGGTGGGACCCTCCGCCGTGCTGCTGGCGGCGGTCGCGACGATGACCGCCCGGATCTCCGGCTGCCCCGACGCGGTCCTGCAGGTGGTGGTCAACAACCGTTTCCTGCCCGGACTGGCCCACGCCGTGAGCACCCTGTCCGGCCAGGCGCTGGTGCACCTCCCGGACGCCGACCAGGACTTCGTCGAGCTGCTGCGCCGGACCCAGAGCGTCTCGCTGGCCTCCTACCGGCACGCCTACTACGACCGGCTGCTGCTGGAGCGGGACATCGCGGAACTGGAGGCCGGGGACGGCCCGGTCGCCGACCGCAGCTGCTTCTTCAACGACACGCGCGAGCTGGGCACGCAACCGGTCGAGGCGTTCGACCCCGGGGCCCGCGCCGATCCCGCGGGCATCGCCGAGGCCAGGTCGCTGACCACCCTGAGCTGGCCGATCGTGTTCCCCCCGCGCCAGGGCGTCAGCTTCGCGGTGGACGCCCTGGGCGCGGGCGACGCGGTACGGCTGTCGATGACCGCGGACAGCGCGCTGCTGTCCCGGGAGGAGATGGAGCGGTTCCTCTTCGGCATCGAGGAACTGATCACCACCACCGCGACGACTGCACAGCCATGA
- a CDS encoding response regulator transcription factor, protein MTIGTADRNPALSPRELEVLQHLARGCTYAAIAHRMGLSTHTVDTYLRRIRAKTGADNRIRLALLAAEVSTPTMETSI, encoded by the coding sequence ATGACGATCGGAACCGCTGACCGCAACCCGGCCCTCAGCCCACGCGAACTGGAGGTCCTGCAGCATCTCGCCCGAGGCTGCACCTACGCCGCCATTGCCCACCGCATGGGTCTGAGCACCCACACCGTGGACACCTACCTGCGGCGCATCCGGGCCAAGACGGGGGCCGACAACCGCATCCGCCTGGCGCTGCTCGCCGCCGAGGTCAGCACCCCCACGATGGAGACCTCGATCTGA
- a CDS encoding sterol desaturase family protein — translation MTTDLIHDSTRDAAATAARVSRAEYRRSSPPLLRSRALDRLTRTGLWLPIAFYLPVSLALILLGVRVVGTLRGAALVLGGYVLWTLTEYWLHRLVFHWAAKPGTAMAAVHWFVHGVHHEHPDDPERVMMPLAGSIPPAAAFCLLFRLAFGAASWLPVAGGFLGGYLLYDVVHYLLHHHRPRTTVGRELRRRHLLHHYQDGRTGFAVSAPWLDHVFRTAPAPRPRRG, via the coding sequence ATGACGACCGATCTCATTCACGACAGCACCCGGGACGCCGCGGCTACCGCGGCCCGCGTCAGCCGCGCGGAGTACCGGCGCAGCTCACCGCCCCTGCTGCGCAGCCGGGCTCTGGACCGGCTGACCCGGACCGGCCTGTGGCTGCCGATCGCCTTCTACCTTCCCGTGTCACTGGCCCTGATCCTCCTGGGGGTACGGGTTGTCGGGACACTGCGCGGGGCGGCCCTCGTTCTCGGCGGCTACGTCCTGTGGACCCTGACCGAGTACTGGCTGCACCGGCTGGTGTTCCATTGGGCGGCCAAGCCCGGGACGGCCATGGCCGCCGTCCACTGGTTCGTCCACGGCGTCCACCACGAGCACCCCGACGACCCGGAACGGGTGATGATGCCCCTGGCGGGGTCGATCCCGCCAGCTGCGGCCTTCTGCCTGCTGTTCCGCCTGGCATTCGGCGCGGCGTCGTGGCTGCCCGTCGCGGGCGGATTCCTCGGTGGATACCTGCTCTACGACGTGGTGCACTATCTGCTGCACCACCACCGGCCCAGGACCACCGTCGGTCGGGAACTGCGACGGCGCCACCTGCTGCACCACTACCAGGACGGCCGGACCGGCTTCGCGGTGAGCGCCCCCTGGCTCGACCATGTGTTCCGGACCGCGCCCGCGCCCCGCCCGCGCAGGGGCTGA
- a CDS encoding helix-turn-helix transcriptional regulator — translation MQQDELGTSMDISGEVSLSAVLASLTGDQMGVYAWIAQRPGAEPDSVAGALGLSAADARSAVSALERAQLLIGSDERGGLVAVDPGLSAAAATQELSQTIRAQQAQLDGINARIGALRSHFHAGRGRGTSDVEPITELEGVRSALNRASEACRQEMLTCQPGGNRVPEALQESIARDTALLERGVRMRTLYQHTARFNGPSQAYVAAVSALGAEYRTAHELFGRIIVFDRETAFIPDRHGSWGAVVIREPSIVAYLCSIFEAAWSTAKPFGDAPADGLEAVSKELDRTILRLLAAGLKDEAIARRLGMSLRTLRRHIADIMAGLRADSRFQAGVRAAGSAQLADGAVDDAADEHAGPAGRRSPA, via the coding sequence ATGCAGCAAGACGAGTTGGGAACAAGTATGGACATATCAGGAGAGGTTTCCCTTTCTGCTGTGCTTGCCTCTCTGACCGGCGATCAGATGGGCGTGTATGCCTGGATCGCCCAGCGTCCAGGTGCGGAGCCCGACAGCGTCGCAGGCGCTCTGGGGTTGTCGGCTGCGGATGCGCGCTCCGCCGTCAGTGCCCTCGAGCGGGCGCAGCTGCTGATCGGCAGCGACGAGCGTGGGGGACTGGTGGCCGTGGACCCCGGCCTTTCGGCGGCTGCCGCGACCCAGGAACTGAGCCAAACCATCCGGGCGCAGCAGGCGCAACTTGACGGGATCAACGCCCGCATCGGCGCCCTGCGCTCGCACTTCCATGCCGGTCGCGGCAGGGGCACCTCGGATGTGGAGCCCATCACGGAACTGGAGGGGGTCCGCTCGGCCCTCAACCGGGCCTCCGAGGCCTGCCGGCAGGAGATGCTGACCTGCCAGCCGGGCGGCAACCGGGTGCCCGAGGCACTTCAGGAGTCGATCGCGCGTGACACCGCACTGCTGGAACGCGGTGTCCGGATGCGTACGCTCTACCAGCACACGGCGCGTTTCAACGGTCCGAGCCAGGCCTACGTGGCTGCGGTGTCCGCGTTGGGGGCCGAGTACCGCACGGCGCACGAGCTGTTCGGCCGGATCATCGTCTTCGACCGCGAGACCGCGTTCATTCCGGACCGGCACGGGAGCTGGGGCGCCGTCGTCATCCGCGAGCCCTCGATCGTCGCGTACCTGTGCTCCATCTTCGAAGCGGCCTGGAGCACCGCCAAGCCCTTCGGGGACGCCCCTGCGGACGGGCTCGAAGCCGTGTCGAAGGAGCTCGACCGGACGATCCTGCGTCTCCTCGCGGCGGGGCTCAAGGACGAAGCCATCGCTCGGCGACTGGGCATGTCGCTGCGCACCCTGCGCCGCCATATCGCCGACATCATGGCCGGCCTCAGGGCCGACAGCCGCTTCCAGGCGGGAGTGCGGGCCGCGGGCTCCGCCCAGTTGGCCGACGGCGCCGTGGACGACGCGGCCGATGAGCACGCCGGGCCGGCGGGTCGGCGGAGTCCCGCATAG
- a CDS encoding alpha/beta hydrolase, protein MPPTVAARLQARAVRQLSALPRPLRRMLAGRPPRQAGRGLALDAQLLLRLQRLFVTSPVDAALSTTRAAMARSGYVLGGRPVGPVRTSEVVVPGPAGAIAATLYTPDSGPQASALLLYFHGGGWVAGSRESHDSTARFLAHRSGVQVLLPEYRLAPEHVFPAAVDDAMAAFAFAHAQAGRLRADPARIAVGGDSAGGNLAAVVAQLSRGGAESAAYQLLLYPNLDASTVRRSHEAFGEGFVVTRSELAWALDHYAPAGVDRADPRLSPLLGADLRGLPPAFIAVPGFDLLRDEALEYARRLREAGVPTTVNLQPDLTHGYASMLGLGQRFREATAEAADALRAALAR, encoded by the coding sequence GTGCCACCGACCGTGGCGGCCAGGCTCCAGGCCCGGGCCGTCCGGCAGCTCTCCGCCCTGCCCCGCCCGCTCCGGCGGATGCTGGCCGGCCGGCCGCCCCGGCAGGCCGGCCGGGGCCTGGCCCTGGACGCCCAGTTGCTGCTGAGGCTCCAGCGACTGTTCGTGACCTCACCCGTCGACGCAGCCCTGAGCACGACCCGTGCCGCCATGGCCCGCTCGGGCTACGTCCTCGGCGGCCGACCGGTCGGACCGGTACGGACCAGCGAGGTGGTGGTTCCAGGACCGGCGGGCGCGATCGCGGCCACCCTCTACACCCCGGACTCGGGACCGCAGGCCTCCGCGCTGTTGCTCTACTTCCACGGCGGCGGGTGGGTGGCCGGTTCCCGGGAGAGCCACGACAGCACCGCGCGGTTCCTCGCCCACCGGTCGGGCGTCCAGGTACTGCTGCCCGAATACCGGTTGGCGCCCGAGCACGTCTTCCCGGCAGCGGTCGACGACGCCATGGCCGCGTTCGCCTTCGCCCACGCGCAGGCGGGCAGGCTGCGGGCCGATCCCGCCCGCATCGCCGTCGGAGGAGACAGCGCGGGAGGCAATCTGGCTGCCGTGGTCGCCCAGCTCAGCAGGGGCGGTGCCGAGTCCGCCGCGTACCAGCTGCTGCTCTACCCCAACCTCGACGCGTCCACCGTGCGGCGGTCCCATGAGGCCTTCGGCGAGGGCTTTGTGGTGACCCGCTCCGAACTGGCCTGGGCCCTCGACCACTACGCCCCCGCCGGGGTCGACCGCGCCGACCCGCGGCTCTCCCCGCTCCTGGGCGCGGACCTCCGCGGACTACCCCCTGCCTTCATCGCCGTGCCCGGCTTCGACCTGCTGCGTGACGAGGCACTGGAGTACGCCCGGCGGCTGCGCGAGGCGGGTGTCCCCACCACCGTCAACCTGCAGCCCGACCTCACCCACGGCTATGCGAGCATGCTCGGTCTCGGGCAGCGGTTCCGTGAGGCCACCGCCGAGGCCGCAGACGCCCTGCGCGCGGCCCTGGCCCGGTAA
- a CDS encoding TauD/TfdA family dioxygenase → MTDLAAPPYAGPSAPHLLDDATPGAVRAALRRHGAVLLRRAHRTVTDFEDLADALMTPLIHHSVAGREREPVSADGATATVNKGSHAIPLHRELSYAPGTPDLLMFYCEQPPRDGGATTLCDGAALLDRLPTEIVEFLRANELVWTWSASPERWHSTLGVDTPAAAQQVVAALNRRYAGLGHLGASFDGDTLNGTYTTSFLVRSGDPARDSFCNSLLTTLALSQAFDLRMTAGGASATLGNGSAFPAAYLNAIAACADDVTHDVAWQRGDIVVADNTRYMHGRRPIADSERRILTRIGHALGEHGPAQS, encoded by the coding sequence ATGACCGACCTCGCAGCCCCTCCGTACGCCGGGCCGAGCGCCCCCCATCTGCTCGACGATGCCACGCCCGGTGCCGTGCGAGCTGCTCTGCGGCGGCACGGTGCGGTCCTGTTGCGCAGAGCGCACCGGACCGTGACGGATTTCGAAGACCTGGCCGACGCCCTGATGACGCCGTTGATCCACCACTCCGTCGCGGGCCGGGAGCGTGAGCCGGTCAGCGCGGACGGTGCCACGGCCACCGTCAACAAGGGCTCGCACGCGATCCCGCTGCACCGTGAGCTCTCCTACGCCCCGGGCACACCCGACCTGCTGATGTTCTACTGCGAGCAGCCACCCCGGGACGGGGGCGCGACCACCCTGTGCGACGGAGCGGCACTGCTGGACCGGCTGCCGACCGAGATCGTGGAGTTCCTGCGGGCCAACGAACTCGTCTGGACGTGGAGCGCCTCGCCGGAACGCTGGCACTCCACCCTCGGGGTGGACACCCCCGCGGCGGCACAGCAGGTCGTCGCAGCACTCAACCGCAGGTACGCGGGCCTCGGACACCTGGGAGCCTCGTTCGACGGCGACACGCTGAACGGAACCTACACGACCAGCTTCCTCGTCCGCTCGGGCGACCCGGCTCGCGACTCGTTCTGCAACTCACTGCTGACCACCCTCGCGCTCAGCCAGGCGTTTGACTTGCGGATGACCGCCGGCGGAGCCAGCGCCACTCTCGGTAACGGATCGGCCTTCCCTGCGGCTTACCTGAACGCCATCGCCGCCTGTGCCGACGACGTGACCCACGACGTGGCCTGGCAGCGGGGTGACATCGTGGTCGCGGACAACACGCGCTACATGCACGGCCGACGTCCCATCGCCGACAGCGAGCGCCGCATCCTCACCCGTATCGGCCACGCCCTCGGCGAGCACGGGCCCGCCCAGTCCTGA